In Planctomycetia bacterium, a single genomic region encodes these proteins:
- a CDS encoding 4-hydroxybutyrate CoA-transferase, whose amino-acid sequence MNLRLREAVSAAEAVERLQSGMNVFVHGAAATPTPLLEALCLRKDLTGLRLYHMHTAGPAPFVDPSCAERMTSVSLFTGEPVRQAVQNGQADFIPVFLSDIPNLFLSGRIRLDAALLQVSPPDRHGFCSLGTSVDVARAAADCAPLLIAEVNRQMPRTHGHSTVPFKSLAAWIATDRPLHEHAPSVETPVEAAVGEQIAKLIEDGATLQTGIGAIPDAVLSRLGNKHELGIHSEMFSDRVVDLVEGGVITNRRKRIYPGQTVTSFVMGTRRLFDFVDDNPEVAFYPADITNDTNLLRKIDRLVAINSALQIDLTGQVCADSLGHRIYSGIGGQMDFMRGAALSPGGLAIIALPSTAKKGRVSRIVAELSPGAGVVTTRGHVHWVVTEYGAVDLHGLSLKQRGDALIGIAHPDFRAELRRQLGAIRHYSGPSY is encoded by the coding sequence ATGAATCTTCGCTTGCGGGAGGCCGTGTCCGCTGCTGAAGCGGTCGAAAGACTTCAAAGCGGTATGAACGTGTTCGTACACGGCGCCGCTGCGACACCGACCCCGTTGCTCGAAGCGCTCTGCCTACGAAAGGATCTAACTGGGCTGAGGCTCTATCACATGCATACGGCCGGTCCCGCGCCGTTCGTCGATCCGTCGTGCGCCGAGCGAATGACGTCGGTGTCGCTATTCACGGGTGAACCGGTGCGACAAGCCGTTCAGAATGGCCAAGCGGATTTCATTCCGGTGTTCTTGTCGGACATACCGAACCTGTTTCTCAGCGGCCGTATTCGCTTGGATGCTGCATTGCTGCAAGTCTCGCCTCCGGATCGGCATGGATTCTGTTCATTAGGGACATCGGTCGACGTAGCCCGAGCCGCCGCCGATTGCGCGCCGTTACTGATTGCCGAAGTCAATCGGCAAATGCCGCGGACCCATGGGCACAGCACGGTTCCGTTCAAATCGTTAGCCGCTTGGATCGCGACCGATCGGCCGCTCCATGAACACGCTCCGTCGGTCGAGACGCCGGTCGAGGCGGCGGTCGGCGAGCAGATCGCTAAGCTGATCGAAGATGGAGCCACGCTTCAAACCGGCATCGGCGCGATTCCCGACGCAGTCCTTTCACGTCTCGGCAACAAGCATGAGTTGGGCATCCATTCGGAGATGTTCTCCGATCGCGTCGTGGATCTTGTCGAGGGCGGAGTCATCACGAATCGTCGCAAACGAATCTATCCCGGCCAGACCGTGACCAGCTTCGTCATGGGGACGCGGCGATTGTTCGACTTCGTCGACGATAACCCCGAAGTCGCCTTCTATCCCGCCGACATCACGAACGACACGAACCTGTTGCGTAAGATCGACCGGCTGGTCGCCATCAATTCCGCGTTGCAGATCGATCTGACGGGCCAGGTCTGCGCGGATTCGTTGGGCCATCGGATTTATTCAGGGATCGGCGGTCAGATGGATTTCATGCGAGGAGCCGCTTTGTCTCCCGGCGGACTCGCGATCATCGCCCTACCGTCGACGGCCAAGAAAGGCCGTGTATCGCGAATCGTCGCCGAGCTCTCACCGGGAGCAGGAGTCGTGACGACGCGCGGGCATGTGCATTGGGTCGTCACGGAATACGGGGCGGTCGACTTGCATGGGCTGTCGTTGAAGCAGCGCGGCGACGCACTGATCGGAATCGCTCATCCGGACTTTCGGGCGGAGCTGCGCCGGCAACTCGGCGCCATCCGTCATTACTCCGGTCCCTCTTACTGA
- a CDS encoding SgcJ/EcaC family oxidoreductase, which translates to MKRFLLCLLALSCPLASKSWGQEPIQLPADEVAIRKTVAAYVEAYNKHDAPALADLWSPDAVYTNRLTGEEVVGRLAIAEQFTAIFKAQPDLKLEVNPESIRLLSPNAAVEYGTVKLLAPKEEAETLKYTAVYVKRDDKWLLDRVTDDTEEQQSPSHYEQLKALEWMVGDWVDEDDKARIETEVKWTKNRNFLTRSFSITVGDRVDMSGMQIIGWDASAKAIRSWAFDSDGGFVEATWAYKQDRWFVRNKGILADGRSASAVNVIKPLNADSFTWQTIERTAGGELLPNVDEVRIVRK; encoded by the coding sequence ATGAAACGATTTCTTTTGTGTCTGCTCGCCCTCTCATGCCCCTTGGCAAGCAAATCCTGGGGACAAGAGCCGATTCAGCTCCCCGCGGACGAAGTTGCCATTCGCAAGACCGTAGCCGCCTATGTGGAGGCCTACAACAAGCACGACGCTCCGGCGCTGGCCGACCTCTGGTCGCCGGATGCCGTGTACACGAACCGCTTGACCGGCGAAGAAGTCGTCGGCCGCTTGGCGATCGCCGAGCAATTTACGGCGATCTTCAAAGCTCAGCCGGACTTAAAGTTGGAGGTGAATCCGGAGTCGATCCGACTCCTCTCCCCGAATGCGGCGGTCGAGTATGGAACGGTTAAGCTCCTGGCACCAAAGGAAGAAGCTGAAACGTTGAAATACACGGCCGTCTACGTCAAACGCGACGACAAGTGGCTGCTCGACCGGGTGACCGACGACACTGAGGAGCAACAATCGCCGTCGCATTACGAGCAACTCAAGGCGCTCGAATGGATGGTTGGCGATTGGGTCGACGAAGACGACAAGGCTCGCATCGAAACCGAAGTCAAATGGACGAAGAATCGAAACTTCCTAACGCGTTCGTTCTCGATCACCGTCGGTGATCGCGTCGACATGTCGGGAATGCAGATCATCGGCTGGGATGCTTCCGCAAAGGCGATTCGCTCGTGGGCCTTCGACTCCGACGGCGGCTTCGTCGAGGCCACTTGGGCTTATAAGCAAGACCGTTGGTTCGTTCGCAATAAGGGAATACTGGCGGACGGCCGGTCCGCGTCCGCTGTCAACGTGATCAAGCCCTTGAATGCCGACTCATTCACGTGGCAGACGATCGAGCGCACCGCAGGCGGCGAACTACTCCCCAACGTCGATGAAGTTCGAATCGTCCGTAAATGA
- a CDS encoding SpoIIE family protein phosphatase yields MIQPIKSSDDLAFSFLQGAPLAILAVDARGTLSFVNRQATQLFGYSEQELIGLPVEVLIPKSYRERHPDLLQAYVREPHARVMGVGREVRAVDRQGREFPVEIGLTPIHTNAGTYVVAAIADITIRKHMEREVTAAKIVQEAMLPRFFPQTKGCEIGGATRFADAAGGDFLDCVVPREGEATLMIGDASGHGFAAALVSVAAKSYLRALSRTYHDLGELLTHVNQLLLEDLAEGRFVTLFVGQLLVAERRFRYAGAGHVGYILSHRGELKSQLISTGPPLGWLEDAGYTVGEAAVEPGDFILLMTDGIEESFAEDGGNFGRDRIFQTIARLADRSAAEQAQGILDAVRRFTGGKQHDDMTVLLTRLT; encoded by the coding sequence ATGATTCAGCCGATCAAATCCTCGGATGACCTAGCTTTCTCGTTTTTGCAAGGCGCTCCGCTCGCGATTCTCGCCGTCGATGCCCGCGGAACGTTGTCGTTCGTCAATCGGCAGGCCACGCAATTGTTCGGTTATTCCGAGCAAGAGCTGATCGGCTTGCCGGTCGAGGTGTTGATTCCGAAGTCGTATCGTGAAAGACACCCGGACCTGCTCCAGGCATACGTTCGAGAGCCGCATGCACGGGTCATGGGAGTCGGGCGCGAAGTACGAGCCGTCGATCGCCAGGGGCGCGAGTTTCCGGTCGAGATCGGGCTCACGCCGATTCATACCAATGCCGGGACCTACGTCGTCGCGGCGATCGCCGACATCACGATTCGTAAGCACATGGAGCGGGAAGTCACCGCTGCGAAGATCGTTCAGGAGGCGATGCTGCCGCGGTTCTTTCCTCAAACGAAGGGCTGCGAGATCGGTGGTGCCACGCGCTTCGCCGACGCCGCCGGCGGCGACTTTCTCGACTGCGTCGTCCCGCGTGAAGGAGAAGCCACGCTGATGATCGGCGACGCCAGCGGCCACGGCTTCGCCGCGGCGCTGGTGTCGGTCGCGGCGAAATCTTATCTCCGAGCGCTGAGCCGAACCTATCACGACCTAGGTGAATTGCTGACGCACGTCAATCAGCTGCTGCTGGAGGACTTAGCCGAAGGACGGTTCGTGACTCTGTTCGTCGGACAGTTGCTCGTCGCCGAACGTCGCTTTCGCTATGCGGGAGCCGGCCATGTCGGATACATTCTGTCGCATCGAGGAGAGTTGAAAAGCCAACTGATCAGCACCGGTCCGCCGCTAGGCTGGCTCGAAGACGCGGGCTATACCGTTGGAGAAGCGGCGGTCGAGCCGGGAGACTTCATCCTCTTGATGACGGATGGCATCGAAGAGAGCTTTGCTGAGGACGGCGGGAACTTCGGGCGAGATCGCATTTTTCAAACGATCGCTCGGCTGGCCGATCGCTCGGCCGCGGAGCAAGCTCAAGGGATTCTCGATGCCGTCCGTCGCTTTACAGGCGGAAAACAGCACGACGACATGACGGTCTTGCTAACGCGTTTGACGTGA